A region from the Nesterenkonia lacusekhoensis genome encodes:
- a CDS encoding electron transfer flavoprotein subunit alpha/FixB family protein: MTTALVFFDSLAADGALSAGQQELLAAARGLGEVAVVTGAPGETAAQALGFAEVATVYTGDGEISAPDPALVDLLETAVQESGAGVVLGADIPETTDALARLAVRLDTGLITGGIGVESSADQTVVTKPVLAGTYTTTAALSDAAADRPLLVTLRPNSIDADQVAAALSPGADPEVTALPVSAGLGNGAAAEGQIEILERTELEKSERPALTEARVVVAGGRGVEGDFGPLEELADELGAAIGASRAATDAGWIDHAAQVGQTGVTVSPQLYISAGISGAVQQRSGMQTAQTIVAINKDEDAPVFEIADFGVVGDLFEVIPQMVEEIRRRKG; this comes from the coding sequence GTGACCACTGCCCTCGTGTTCTTCGATTCCCTGGCCGCCGACGGCGCCCTGTCCGCCGGACAGCAGGAGCTGCTGGCCGCAGCCCGCGGCCTCGGCGAGGTCGCCGTGGTGACCGGCGCCCCCGGTGAGACCGCCGCCCAGGCACTGGGCTTCGCTGAGGTCGCCACCGTCTACACCGGCGACGGCGAGATCTCCGCGCCCGACCCCGCCCTGGTCGACCTGCTGGAGACCGCGGTCCAGGAGAGCGGGGCCGGCGTCGTGCTGGGCGCCGATATCCCTGAGACCACTGATGCGCTGGCGCGCCTGGCGGTGCGGCTGGACACCGGGCTGATCACCGGCGGCATCGGCGTGGAGTCCTCGGCCGATCAGACGGTCGTGACCAAGCCCGTGCTGGCGGGCACCTACACCACCACAGCTGCTCTGAGCGACGCCGCGGCGGACCGGCCGCTGCTGGTCACCCTGCGCCCCAACAGCATCGACGCCGACCAGGTGGCCGCCGCGCTGAGCCCTGGCGCCGATCCGGAGGTCACCGCGCTTCCGGTCAGCGCCGGCCTCGGCAACGGGGCGGCCGCCGAGGGCCAGATCGAGATCCTGGAGCGCACCGAGCTGGAGAAGTCCGAGCGTCCCGCCCTGACCGAGGCCCGCGTGGTCGTGGCCGGCGGACGCGGCGTCGAGGGCGACTTCGGACCGCTGGAGGAGCTGGCCGATGAGCTGGGAGCCGCCATCGGCGCCTCCCGCGCGGCCACCGACGCCGGCTGGATCGACCATGCCGCGCAGGTGGGTCAGACCGGTGTGACCGTCTCCCCGCAGCTCTACATCTCGGCGGGCATCTCCGGAGCGGTGCAGCAGCGCTCGGGCATGCAGACCGCCCAGACGATCGTGGCGATCAACAAGGACGAGGACGCTCCGGTCTTCGAGATCGCCGACTTCGGCGTGGTGGGCGACCTCTTCGAGGTCATCCCGCAGATGGTGGAGGAGATCCGCCGCCGCAAGGGCTGA
- a CDS encoding electron transfer flavoprotein subunit beta/FixA family protein, giving the protein MPHAAEVHIIVPVKWVPDAQLERRFTEQRRIDRSEGILGELDEYPLEAALQLKEAAEAEVRVSALTVGPEGASAAAKKALQIGADDAFHLSDEALTGADVSVTSAALKAAVDQILAASELDGDAQTLVLTGMSSEDGESGAVPAQLAERLGAHLITQVTALSLEEGPLTATRVSTGSGHAEQQRLAAALPAVVSVTDQANDPRYPNFKAIMAAKKKPLTTWQLADVAGEPSAAETKLQVLSAEARPPRTAGEIITDDGDAGVKIVEFLAKERVL; this is encoded by the coding sequence ATGCCCCATGCGGCTGAAGTGCACATCATCGTCCCGGTCAAATGGGTCCCCGATGCTCAGCTCGAGCGCCGGTTCACCGAGCAGCGGCGCATCGACCGCAGCGAGGGAATCCTCGGCGAGCTCGACGAGTACCCGCTCGAAGCTGCGCTGCAGCTCAAAGAGGCCGCAGAGGCCGAGGTCCGGGTCTCCGCTCTGACCGTCGGCCCCGAGGGCGCCTCCGCCGCGGCGAAGAAGGCCCTGCAGATCGGCGCCGACGACGCCTTCCACCTCTCGGATGAGGCGCTGACCGGCGCCGATGTCTCCGTCACCTCGGCCGCGCTGAAGGCGGCGGTGGACCAGATCCTCGCCGCATCAGAGCTCGACGGCGACGCGCAGACCCTGGTGCTGACCGGCATGTCCTCCGAGGACGGCGAGTCCGGCGCAGTCCCGGCCCAGCTCGCCGAGCGTCTGGGCGCCCATCTGATCACCCAGGTCACCGCACTCTCCCTGGAGGAGGGCCCGCTGACCGCCACCCGCGTCTCCACCGGCTCCGGGCACGCCGAACAGCAGAGACTCGCCGCAGCCCTGCCCGCAGTGGTCTCGGTGACCGATCAGGCCAACGACCCCCGCTACCCCAACTTCAAGGCCATCATGGCCGCGAAGAAGAAGCCGCTGACCACCTGGCAGCTGGCCGATGTGGCCGGTGAGCCCTCCGCGGCCGAGACGAAGCTTCAGGTCCTCTCGGCCGAGGCCCGCCCACCGCGCACCGCCGGTGAGATCATCACCGATGATGGCGATGCCGGCGTGAAGATCGTGGAGTTCCTCGCAAAGGAGCGTGTGCTGTGA
- a CDS encoding beta-phosphoglucomutase family hydrolase, whose amino-acid sequence MHPFENPFRHSAEAKRHALRHFRAVIFDMDGVVTDTAGVHAQAWKELFDAALTEIAGSPQPEFTDEDYLNYVDGRPREDGVRSLLKARNLPVPDGDPGDSPQTLTVHGLAARKQSFFEQVLERDGVEVFQTTVELIHQLRADGIPTALVTSSRNGRHVLQIAGLLDAFNVIVDGTDALELGLPGKPSPAMFLHASALLRVEPEDAIVVEDAVSGVQAGRAGNFGMVVGLNRGDDPCRLKEGGADVVVQDLAVMNLANRTTKPYDPDWVLSYDSFDPKDEPTREVLCSMANGYWGTRGNYPGTTADATHYPGTYIAGVFNRLKTDIMGKTVETEHMVNIPDWTFLQVTPEAGNPLLPGSPELIDYCQELDMRRGLVTRIARFQDLHGRRTKVTTRQFQALAGVQLAAMEMKIEAENWSGNVNVRSMIDGRVANRNVAADRELAGNHLDPVDSREVDGETVLLETETNQSKVQIAVATRTSVMTNGNTRPMRRPVHEGNLVAGQDISLHLDAGGPVRIEKIAAVSNSHDHAISTVWHNAVKKVQRASRFRTLLTYHEEMWGVLWHRFAVSIGSEPSRQQLALNLHTFHVLQTAFGARHDLDATLPARGLSGEGYRGHLFWDEMFMYPMLTLRRPELTRGLLLYRSRRLGEARAMARAEGYEGAMFPWQAGSDGREETPTELWNPRSNSWMPDNSHRQRHVSLAIAYSVLQYFEITQDYTFLSDYGAEMLVEISRFFASLATYDAESDRYDIEGVMGPDEYHDGYPETPGSGLRNNAYTNVMTSYMLRHTAELVRELDGRDDPLSEWLDIFEDELDHWEHISQRLRLHFHEDGVISQFDGYEDLLEFDWEGYKAKYGNIGRLDLILQAEGDATNRYKLSKQADVLMLCYLFSAHELINTLDHMGYELTIEDFGNTVEYYLARSSHGSTLSRLVHAWVAARFDRAGSWNLFKEALESDLSDTQGGTTREGIHLGMMAGTVDMVIRCYAGVETRADALWMHPLLPDELPEVTFRMRYRNQPIVVHIDHEEVNLKLSEGSAEPIDVNVEGKAKQLAPGEEWTVKLEHQAREHQRTGA is encoded by the coding sequence ATGCATCCCTTTGAGAATCCCTTCCGTCACAGCGCCGAGGCCAAGCGGCACGCGCTGCGCCACTTCCGGGCGGTGATCTTCGACATGGACGGCGTGGTCACCGACACCGCCGGTGTCCACGCCCAGGCATGGAAGGAACTGTTCGACGCCGCGCTGACGGAGATCGCCGGGTCTCCGCAGCCGGAGTTCACGGACGAGGACTACCTCAACTACGTGGACGGCCGCCCGCGTGAGGACGGAGTCCGCAGCCTGCTGAAGGCGCGGAACCTCCCAGTGCCCGACGGCGACCCGGGCGACTCCCCGCAGACGCTGACGGTCCACGGCCTGGCCGCCCGCAAGCAGAGCTTCTTCGAGCAGGTGCTCGAGCGCGACGGCGTCGAGGTCTTCCAGACCACGGTGGAGCTGATCCACCAGCTGCGCGCCGACGGCATCCCCACCGCGCTGGTGACCTCCTCCCGCAACGGCCGCCACGTGCTGCAGATCGCCGGACTGCTGGATGCCTTCAACGTGATCGTCGACGGCACCGATGCCCTGGAGCTGGGGCTGCCCGGCAAGCCCAGCCCGGCGATGTTCCTGCACGCCTCTGCGCTGCTGCGCGTGGAGCCGGAGGACGCCATCGTGGTCGAGGACGCCGTCTCCGGGGTCCAGGCCGGCCGGGCCGGGAACTTCGGCATGGTGGTCGGACTGAACCGCGGCGATGACCCGTGCCGGCTGAAGGAGGGCGGGGCCGACGTCGTCGTCCAGGACCTCGCCGTGATGAACCTGGCCAACCGCACCACTAAGCCGTATGACCCGGACTGGGTGCTCAGCTATGACAGCTTCGACCCCAAGGACGAGCCCACCCGTGAGGTGCTGTGCTCGATGGCCAACGGCTATTGGGGAACCCGAGGCAACTACCCCGGAACCACGGCCGATGCCACCCACTACCCGGGCACCTACATCGCCGGGGTCTTCAACCGCCTGAAGACCGACATCATGGGCAAGACGGTGGAGACCGAGCATATGGTCAACATCCCGGACTGGACCTTCCTCCAGGTCACCCCGGAGGCGGGAAACCCGCTGCTGCCCGGCTCCCCAGAGCTCATCGACTACTGCCAGGAGCTGGACATGCGCCGCGGTCTGGTCACCCGGATCGCCCGCTTCCAGGACCTCCACGGGCGGCGCACCAAGGTCACCACCCGGCAGTTCCAGGCACTGGCCGGGGTGCAGCTGGCCGCCATGGAGATGAAGATCGAGGCCGAGAACTGGTCCGGCAACGTCAACGTCCGGTCCATGATCGACGGCCGGGTGGCCAACCGGAACGTGGCCGCCGACCGCGAGCTGGCCGGCAACCACCTCGACCCGGTGGACTCCCGCGAGGTCGACGGCGAGACCGTCCTGCTGGAGACCGAGACCAACCAGTCCAAGGTGCAGATCGCCGTCGCGACGCGGACCTCGGTGATGACCAACGGCAACACCCGTCCGATGCGCCGCCCGGTGCACGAGGGCAATCTGGTGGCCGGACAGGACATCTCCCTGCACCTCGACGCCGGGGGGCCGGTGCGGATCGAGAAGATCGCCGCGGTCTCCAACTCCCACGACCACGCCATCTCCACCGTCTGGCACAACGCGGTCAAGAAGGTCCAGCGGGCCTCCCGCTTCCGCACCCTGCTGACCTACCACGAGGAGATGTGGGGCGTGCTGTGGCACCGCTTCGCCGTCTCCATCGGCTCGGAGCCCTCCCGGCAGCAGCTGGCGCTGAATCTGCACACCTTCCACGTGCTGCAGACCGCCTTCGGCGCCCGCCATGACCTGGATGCGACCCTGCCGGCCCGCGGCCTCTCCGGGGAGGGCTACCGCGGTCACCTGTTCTGGGACGAGATGTTCATGTACCCGATGCTGACGCTGCGTCGCCCAGAGCTGACCCGTGGGCTGCTGCTCTACCGGTCCCGCCGGCTCGGAGAGGCCCGTGCGATGGCGCGTGCCGAGGGTTACGAGGGCGCGATGTTCCCGTGGCAGGCAGGATCCGACGGCCGCGAGGAGACTCCCACCGAGCTGTGGAACCCACGCTCGAACTCGTGGATGCCGGACAACTCCCACCGGCAGCGCCACGTCTCCCTGGCGATCGCCTACTCGGTGCTGCAGTACTTCGAGATCACCCAGGACTACACCTTCCTCTCCGACTACGGCGCGGAGATGCTGGTGGAGATCAGCCGGTTCTTCGCCTCGCTGGCCACCTACGACGCCGAGTCCGACCGCTACGACATCGAAGGTGTCATGGGCCCGGACGAATACCACGACGGCTATCCGGAGACCCCGGGCTCCGGCCTGCGGAACAACGCGTACACCAACGTCATGACCTCCTACATGCTGCGGCACACCGCGGAACTGGTGCGGGAGCTCGACGGCCGGGACGATCCGCTCTCCGAATGGCTGGACATCTTCGAGGACGAGCTGGACCACTGGGAGCACATCTCCCAGCGGCTGCGCCTGCACTTCCATGAGGACGGGGTCATCAGCCAGTTCGACGGCTATGAGGATCTGCTGGAGTTCGACTGGGAGGGCTATAAGGCCAAGTACGGCAACATCGGCCGCCTGGACCTGATCCTGCAGGCGGAGGGCGACGCCACCAACCGGTACAAGCTCTCCAAGCAGGCCGATGTGCTCATGCTCTGCTACCTGTTCTCCGCCCACGAGCTCATCAACACCCTGGACCACATGGGCTACGAGCTGACCATCGAGGACTTCGGGAACACGGTGGAGTACTACCTGGCCCGTTCCTCCCACGGCTCCACGCTCTCCCGGCTGGTCCACGCCTGGGTCGCCGCGCGCTTCGACCGCGCCGGCTCCTGGAACCTCTTCAAGGAGGCTCTGGAGTCCGACCTCTCCGACACCCAGGGCGGCACCACCCGCGAAGGCATCCACCTGGGCATGATGGCCGGGACCGTGGATATGGTGATCAGGTGTTATGCCGGCGTCGAGACCCGCGCCGATGCGCTGTGGATGCACCCGCTGCTGCCGGATGAGCTGCCCGAGGTCACCTTCCGGATGCGCTACCGCAACCAGCCGATCGTGGTGCACATCGATCACGAAGAGGTGAACCTGAAGCTCTCCGAGGGTTCGGCGGAGCCGATCGACGTCAACGTGGAGGGCAAGGCCAAGCAGCTGGCCCCCGGCGAGGAGTGGACGGTGAAGCTGGAGCATCAGGCCCGCGAGCATCAGCGCACAGGGGCCTGA
- a CDS encoding CPBP family intramembrane glutamic endopeptidase, protein MTHPEQNPYGYPPQQPGQAGDSGQQLGQPGPSFQPPGPSPEQFQPGYPGQAPQQYQPYPQPPRKRQLDADPGRFTWWDAGATLLYILGFMTGLISLLIYVLPGVSDLLTSGVQEDLNLAAFLGNAISYGILGTVAIVLSFGALVRSIRTFSYLWWLKLLLIPVIWVGILVFNAALVLILGEEPQTSQNQEGIVEMLGVVPFLAAFVVIGLLGPYVEEYFFRHLLIGKLSRHVNIWICAAISVVSFPLLHFLPALVGAADDLTLVAVLPYLTMGLAFTLAYILTGRSLIYAWLLHAFNNTMSLLVTYYVMPWAEDMEEQLDQLEQAGHILRVVLVGA, encoded by the coding sequence ATGACGCATCCAGAGCAGAACCCCTACGGGTACCCTCCACAGCAGCCCGGTCAGGCCGGGGACTCCGGGCAGCAGCTCGGGCAGCCCGGCCCGTCGTTCCAGCCCCCTGGCCCGTCGCCGGAACAGTTCCAGCCCGGCTATCCGGGTCAGGCTCCGCAGCAGTACCAGCCGTACCCGCAGCCGCCCCGGAAGAGGCAGCTCGACGCCGATCCCGGCCGCTTCACCTGGTGGGACGCCGGAGCCACCCTGCTCTACATCCTCGGGTTCATGACAGGCCTGATCTCCCTGCTGATCTACGTGCTCCCCGGCGTCAGCGATCTGCTCACCAGCGGCGTGCAGGAGGACCTCAACCTGGCCGCCTTCTTGGGCAACGCCATCAGCTATGGCATCCTCGGCACAGTCGCCATCGTCCTGTCCTTCGGCGCTCTGGTCCGTTCGATCAGAACCTTCTCGTACCTCTGGTGGCTGAAGCTGCTGCTGATCCCAGTCATCTGGGTGGGCATCCTGGTCTTCAACGCTGCGCTGGTCCTCATCCTCGGAGAGGAGCCGCAGACCTCACAGAATCAGGAGGGCATCGTCGAGATGCTCGGGGTGGTGCCCTTCCTGGCCGCTTTCGTGGTCATCGGACTGCTGGGCCCTTATGTGGAGGAGTACTTCTTCCGGCATCTGTTGATCGGCAAGCTCTCACGGCATGTGAACATCTGGATCTGCGCGGCCATCTCGGTGGTCTCATTCCCGCTCCTCCATTTCCTGCCGGCACTCGTCGGGGCGGCCGATGACCTGACCTTGGTCGCTGTCCTGCCGTATCTGACCATGGGCCTGGCCTTCACCCTGGCCTACATCCTCACCGGGCGCTCACTGATCTACGCCTGGCTGCTGCATGCCTTCAACAACACCATGTCGCTGCTGGTCACCTACTACGTGATGCCCTGGGCCGAGGACATGGAGGAGCAGCTGGACCAGCTGGAGCAGGCCGGTCACATCCTGCGCGTGGTGCTGGTCGGCGCATGA
- a CDS encoding sulfite exporter TauE/SafE family protein → MTTALIALTVCGLVLLVSAVQRVAGFGFGLVMAPFLVVLLDPHEGVMLANLLSLVPPLFIMWELRSHIEWRKFFWLSLGGLAIMMPAAWVSVQAPAGPLYIVVGAVVLAGLVTSSLFAGRVHVDGAALQTATGVTAGAGAVIAGVAAPPLTIYGMLSRWPLLPMIATMQPLWVVIAAASVGSKWYLGDGVVPGLPWWGWLGALLAIPLGIWIGRLIQNAVDARVVSRFVVGLAVAGALLALITGVRMTFF, encoded by the coding sequence ATGACCACTGCACTCATCGCCCTCACCGTCTGCGGCCTCGTGCTGCTGGTCTCGGCCGTTCAGCGCGTGGCCGGATTCGGGTTCGGGCTGGTCATGGCCCCATTCCTGGTGGTCCTGCTGGATCCCCATGAGGGCGTGATGCTGGCGAATCTCCTGAGCCTGGTCCCGCCGCTGTTCATCATGTGGGAGCTGCGTTCCCACATCGAGTGGCGGAAGTTCTTCTGGCTCTCCCTGGGTGGGCTGGCGATCATGATGCCCGCCGCGTGGGTCTCGGTGCAGGCGCCGGCCGGGCCGCTCTACATCGTGGTCGGGGCCGTGGTGCTGGCCGGGCTGGTCACCTCGTCGCTCTTCGCCGGCCGGGTCCACGTGGACGGCGCGGCGCTGCAGACCGCCACCGGTGTGACCGCCGGAGCCGGGGCGGTCATCGCAGGTGTGGCGGCTCCTCCGCTGACCATCTACGGGATGCTCTCCCGCTGGCCGCTGCTCCCCATGATCGCCACGATGCAGCCCTTGTGGGTGGTGATCGCCGCCGCCTCCGTGGGCTCCAAGTGGTACCTGGGCGACGGCGTCGTGCCCGGCCTGCCCTGGTGGGGCTGGCTGGGAGCGCTGCTGGCGATCCCGCTGGGGATCTGGATCGGGCGGCTGATCCAGAATGCGGTGGACGCCAGAGTGGTGAGCCGCTTTGTGGTGGGCCTGGCCGTGGCGGGCGCTCTGCTGGCGCTGATCACCGGCGTGCGCATGACGTTCTTCTGA
- a CDS encoding HpcH/HpaI aldolase/citrate lyase family protein, producing the protein MSESVIPRPSGAQQGRRFSLGPALLFCPGSRPDRFSKAAERSDAVIVDLEDAVVPGEKEQARQNVVQALNWEEPGLDPATTLVRVNTASSGELDADLDALAGTELGHLVVPKCESVEELDALAERLPGVGIIPQIETPRGVLEAERLAHHEAVVALFWGTEDLIAGLGGVTARRPNGTPRGVIGHIRHTVLLTAAACGIPAIDTICGALADSQRLAVESEDAAAEGFIAKACVHPNQVATVRRAYTPEDADVEWAKALIAAFEQEAGLAMDEGRHAEPTVVGAFSFRDEMIDAPVVLQAQRVLSRYDATRQR; encoded by the coding sequence ATGTCTGAGTCCGTCATACCCCGTCCGTCCGGCGCGCAGCAGGGGAGGCGATTCTCCCTGGGGCCGGCGCTGCTCTTCTGCCCCGGAAGCCGCCCGGACCGCTTCTCCAAAGCGGCTGAGCGCTCCGATGCCGTCATCGTGGACCTGGAGGACGCCGTGGTCCCGGGGGAGAAGGAGCAGGCGCGGCAGAACGTGGTCCAGGCGCTGAACTGGGAGGAGCCCGGCCTGGACCCCGCCACCACGCTGGTCAGGGTCAACACCGCCTCCTCCGGAGAGCTCGACGCCGACCTCGACGCCTTGGCGGGCACAGAGCTGGGTCACCTGGTGGTGCCGAAATGCGAGTCCGTGGAGGAGCTCGACGCTCTGGCCGAGCGTCTGCCCGGAGTGGGGATCATTCCGCAGATCGAGACCCCGCGGGGCGTGCTGGAGGCTGAGCGGCTGGCTCACCACGAGGCAGTGGTGGCGCTGTTCTGGGGCACCGAGGACCTGATCGCCGGGCTGGGCGGAGTGACCGCGCGTCGTCCCAACGGCACTCCGCGCGGAGTGATCGGGCACATCCGCCACACGGTGCTGCTGACGGCGGCGGCCTGCGGCATCCCTGCCATCGACACCATCTGCGGCGCGCTCGCGGACTCCCAACGCCTGGCGGTGGAGTCCGAGGACGCAGCGGCGGAGGGTTTCATCGCCAAGGCCTGTGTGCACCCGAACCAGGTGGCCACGGTGCGGCGGGCCTATACCCCGGAGGACGCCGATGTGGAGTGGGCCAAGGCGCTGATCGCAGCCTTCGAGCAGGAAGCCGGCCTGGCCATGGACGAAGGCCGCCACGCTGAGCCGACCGTGGTGGGAGCCTTCAGCTTCCGAGACGAGATGATCGACGCACCGGTGGTCCTGCAGGCCCAGCGCGTGCTCAGCCGGTACGACGCCACCCGCCAGCGTTGA
- a CDS encoding acyl-CoA thioesterase: protein MARRSSIELTFLEVTGTSKETTVAGGVVVDWIDKTAYACAASWARSACRTSYVGNMHFTVPVPRDTPVTVQARVVHTGKTSVHIQTRVLIRNTTASGARAESAEGEGAGGTPDDVWTVCTECFMIYVAVGEDGDPAPVEPFEPQTELERRRDVDASQRMVYRRQVEETIQSMPEGMGSSEALTLRFLADTEDRYPDGKMRGGAVMKWIDKTAEICAERYCGYDVAAVLTGGVRFYRPITIGDLVEVDARLVLTGSKSMHVLVRVRAGGRQERNPEVVAYGLPVMVAPDGEGSARHIPPWEPITDEDHAVAEKARQLRDLRNATLLTPSPLASSS from the coding sequence ATGGCGCGGCGGAGCAGCATCGAGCTGACGTTCCTGGAGGTCACCGGAACGTCCAAAGAGACCACAGTGGCCGGCGGCGTCGTCGTCGACTGGATCGATAAGACTGCCTACGCCTGTGCCGCCTCCTGGGCGCGTTCGGCCTGTCGGACCTCCTATGTGGGCAATATGCACTTCACCGTGCCGGTCCCGCGGGACACTCCGGTGACCGTGCAGGCGCGCGTGGTGCACACCGGCAAGACCTCCGTGCATATCCAGACCCGCGTGCTGATCCGGAACACCACGGCCTCGGGCGCGCGAGCCGAGAGCGCTGAGGGTGAAGGCGCCGGGGGTACCCCCGACGACGTCTGGACCGTGTGCACCGAGTGCTTCATGATCTATGTGGCCGTGGGGGAGGACGGCGATCCTGCGCCGGTGGAGCCCTTCGAGCCGCAGACCGAGCTGGAGCGGCGCCGTGACGTCGACGCTTCTCAGCGCATGGTCTACCGGCGTCAGGTGGAGGAGACCATCCAGTCCATGCCGGAGGGGATGGGCAGCTCCGAGGCGCTGACCCTGCGTTTCCTGGCCGACACCGAGGATCGGTATCCGGACGGGAAGATGCGCGGCGGTGCGGTCATGAAGTGGATCGACAAGACTGCTGAGATCTGCGCGGAGCGGTACTGCGGCTATGACGTCGCCGCCGTGCTGACCGGAGGGGTGCGCTTCTACCGGCCCATCACCATCGGGGATCTGGTGGAGGTGGATGCCCGCCTGGTGCTCACCGGGTCGAAGTCCATGCACGTGCTGGTGCGTGTGCGTGCCGGCGGACGTCAGGAGCGGAATCCGGAGGTGGTCGCCTACGGTCTGCCCGTGATGGTGGCACCCGACGGCGAAGGCTCCGCCCGGCACATCCCGCCCTGGGAGCCGATCACCGATGAGGATCACGCCGTGGCCGAGAAGGCCCGTCAGCTGCGGGACCTGCGCAACGCGACGCTGCTGACCCCCAGCCCGCTGGCCTCCTCCAGCTGA
- a CDS encoding sugar porter family MFS transporter — MLRARSPWLIYLFGALGGLNWGYDTGVISAALVYLRRDFELSSWAEGGVVTALALGAVFGATLGGRLSDAYGRRVVLMITAVLFTLAPLGMALSPNTETLFGFRLMVGLGTGLAAVVLPVYLSEMSPRKIRGRVTAFYVLAIVIGQFLGFLVGVAFAPMESWRWMLGLSVVPSLFFALGLLAVRETPRWLVRQGREQEAHELLLRDRSPEEARGELEEIHTVQQQEERDGVRGLRALAQRWVLAILLVGFGLGVFQQIMGINAVLYYAPTTLQNVGFSDEGAIASNLIIGALNILAVWVAITYTDRWGRRPMLLVGAAGTAISLAVLAAVNLTMPAPEGLGPLGIITLGCLGVFIFLFQVSWGALVWVVLGEIFPLGVRAAAMGVVTAAHWVANGAVSLFFPTVLEAFGVGWVFAGFAGICAAAFLFTWTKVPETKERSLEQIEQSFRR, encoded by the coding sequence ATGCTCAGAGCGCGAAGTCCTTGGCTGATCTATCTCTTCGGAGCCCTCGGCGGGCTGAACTGGGGTTATGACACCGGCGTCATCTCCGCGGCCTTGGTCTATCTGCGGCGCGACTTCGAGTTGAGCAGCTGGGCCGAGGGTGGCGTCGTCACTGCACTGGCTCTGGGGGCCGTCTTCGGTGCCACGCTGGGCGGCCGGCTCTCCGACGCCTATGGGCGCCGGGTGGTCCTGATGATCACCGCAGTGCTGTTCACTCTTGCGCCTCTGGGTATGGCGCTGTCCCCGAACACGGAGACCCTCTTCGGCTTCCGGCTGATGGTGGGGCTGGGAACCGGCCTGGCCGCCGTCGTGCTGCCGGTCTACCTCTCCGAGATGTCGCCGCGGAAGATCCGCGGACGCGTCACCGCCTTCTACGTGCTGGCCATCGTGATCGGTCAGTTCCTCGGCTTCCTGGTGGGCGTGGCCTTCGCGCCCATGGAGTCCTGGCGCTGGATGCTGGGGCTCTCCGTGGTGCCCTCGCTGTTCTTCGCCCTGGGACTGCTGGCCGTGCGCGAGACCCCGCGCTGGCTGGTCCGCCAAGGCCGTGAGCAGGAGGCTCATGAGCTGCTGCTGCGCGACCGCAGCCCTGAGGAGGCGCGCGGCGAGCTGGAAGAGATCCACACGGTCCAGCAGCAGGAGGAGCGCGACGGCGTCCGAGGCCTGCGCGCCCTGGCCCAGCGTTGGGTGCTGGCGATCCTGCTGGTCGGCTTTGGCCTCGGTGTCTTCCAGCAGATCATGGGCATCAACGCCGTGCTCTACTACGCGCCCACCACCCTGCAGAATGTGGGCTTCTCCGACGAGGGCGCCATTGCCTCGAACCTCATCATCGGCGCGCTGAACATCCTGGCGGTTTGGGTCGCCATCACCTACACCGACCGCTGGGGGCGCCGGCCCATGCTCCTGGTCGGAGCAGCCGGCACGGCGATCTCCCTGGCGGTGCTCGCCGCGGTCAACCTGACCATGCCCGCGCCCGAGGGCCTCGGGCCGCTGGGCATCATCACTCTGGGCTGCCTCGGCGTGTTCATCTTCCTGTTCCAGGTCAGCTGGGGAGCCCTGGTGTGGGTGGTGCTCGGCGAGATCTTCCCGCTGGGTGTCCGCGCGGCCGCCATGGGTGTGGTCACCGCCGCTCACTGGGTGGCCAACGGTGCGGTCTCGCTGTTCTTCCCCACGGTGCTGGAGGCCTTCGGCGTCGGGTGGGTCTTCGCGGGCTTCGCAGGCATCTGCGCGGCGGCGTTCCTGTTCACCTGGACCAAGGTCCCGGAGACCAAGGAGCGCTCACTGGAGCAGATCGAACAGTCCTTCCGGCGCTGA